One Cryptomeria japonica chromosome 9, Sugi_1.0, whole genome shotgun sequence genomic window carries:
- the LOC131054155 gene encoding histone H4, with protein MSGRGKGGKGLGKGGAKRHRKVLRDNIQGITKPAIRRLARRGGVKRISGLIYEETRGVLKIFLENVIRDAVTYTEHARRKTVTAMDVVYALKRQGRTLYGFGG; from the coding sequence ATGTCAGGGCGTGGAAAGGGCGGCAAGGGTTTGGGAAAGGGAGGTGCCAAGAGGCACAGGAAAGTTCTCCGTGATAACATCCAGGGCATTACTAAGCCCGCCATTAGGCGTTTGGCCAGGAGAGGAGGTGTCAAGCGTATCAGTGGCTTGATTTATGAAGAAACCAGGGGTGTTCTCAAGATCTTCTTGGAGAATGTCATAAGGGATGCTGTCACCTACACTGAACATGCTCGCCGCAAGACTGTGACGGCCATGGATGTGGTCTATGCCCTTAAGAGGCAGGGCAGGACTCTCTACGGTTTTGGCGGTTAA